ACGGGATGCTGACAGCGGTGAACAGCGGCCAGGTTGACGCAGCCGCAAATGACATCGATGTGACAAAGGACCGCGAGAAGAAATTCGCGTTTTCCACTCCATATAAATACTCATACGGCACAGCAATTGTCCGAAAAGACGATTTATCAGGAATTAAAACGCTTAAAGATTTAAAAGGGAAGAAAGCTGCTGGCGCAGCTACGACAGTCTACATGGATGTAGCGAGAAAATACGGCGCCAAAGAAGTCATTTATGATAATGCGACCAATGAGCAGTATTTAAAAGATGTCGCCAACGGACGCACTGATGTCATTTTAAATGACTATTACCTGCAGACACTTGCGCTCGCAGCATTCCCGGATCTCAATATTACGATCCATCCTGACATTAAGTATATGCCGAACAAACAGGCGCTTGTCATGAAAAAAAGCAATGCGGCACTTCAGAAAAAGATGAACGAAACATTGAAAGAGATGAGCAAGGATGGCACTTTGGCTAAGCTCTCGAAACAATTTTTCAATAAAGCAGATGTATCAAAGAAACTGGAAGTCGACGTTCAGGACGTTGATTTGTAATCGGACGCCATGATCAATAGCATTCAGTGGGAATATATTTTCAACACAAAGCTGGCGATTGACTCGTTTCCTTATGTCATACAAGGGATTGGATACACACTGCTCATCTCATTTGTGAGCATGTTTGCGGGAACGGTGCTCGGCCTATTCATATCACTTGCCAGAATGTCTACACTCGCCTTGTTAAGATGGCCGGCGAAGCTCTATATTTCCTTTATGCGGGGCGTTCCGATTTTAGTGATCTTATTTATCCTTTATTTCGGATTTCCTTATATCGGCATTGAATTTTCCGCAGTCACTGCCGCTCTAATCGGCTTTAGCCTGAACAGCGCAGCCTACATTGCGGAAATTAACCGTTCAGCGATTTCATCCGTTGAAAAAGGACAGTGGGAAGCCGCATCCTCTCTCGGCCTTTCCTATTGGCAGACA
The Bacillus vallismortis genome window above contains:
- a CDS encoding transporter substrate-binding domain-containing protein; protein product: MKSFMQSKAVIFSFTMAFFLILAACSGKNEADSKDTGWDQIKDKGKIVVATSGTLYPTSYHDTDSGSDKLTGYEVEVVREAAKRLGLKVEFKEMGIDGMLTAVNSGQVDAAANDIDVTKDREKKFAFSTPYKYSYGTAIVRKDDLSGIKTLKDLKGKKAAGAATTVYMDVARKYGAKEVIYDNATNEQYLKDVANGRTDVILNDYYLQTLALAAFPDLNITIHPDIKYMPNKQALVMKKSNAALQKKMNETLKEMSKDGTLAKLSKQFFNKADVSKKLEVDVQDVDL
- a CDS encoding amino acid ABC transporter permease, with the translated sequence MINSIQWEYIFNTKLAIDSFPYVIQGIGYTLLISFVSMFAGTVLGLFISLARMSTLALLRWPAKLYISFMRGVPILVILFILYFGFPYIGIEFSAVTAALIGFSLNSAAYIAEINRSAISSVEKGQWEAASSLGLSYWQTMRGIILPQSVRIALPPLANVLLDLIKASSLAAMITVPELLQHAKIIGGREFDYMTMYILTALIYWAICSAAAALQNILEKKYAHYV